TCACCGACGGCGGCGGTGTCAGCTTCGCCGATCTCGTCCTCGATGCCCCCGAGCGTCCGCGGATCCCAGTCGATCCCCAAGGCGTCGTTGACGTCGATCAACACGTCCCGCAGCTGCTCGCTGCTCCGCACGAACAGGATGCCGCTTATCAGCGACGCACCCGCCACCGACCGGTACGCGAGCGCCGCCAACTTCACCGCGCCGCGGGCGTTCACGCTGTAGGGCCCCGGGCTCGGTTCACCTTCGACCTCCCCGATCCTGGCGTCGATACCGATGCCGCGGAGACACGCAGCCACGATCGCTGAACTCTCCACGAACCGTTGCGTCTCATGGCGCTGCGGTTCTTGGTCGGGGACGCAGTGGTCGAACATCACGCACCCGTCGTGCACCGAGACGGTGGCGGTACCCGCCAAGCGCTCCCCAACCGCGAAACCGGCCGCCCGCGCACGCAGAGCTGCAGATGCGAACCCGGGACGCTGCCTGTCCTGTCGGGAGAACCAGACGGTGGCGCGTGGCTGGTACAGGCGCATGGTCTCTGGCGCGTCCCCCGATGACACCCGCAGGAGCAGCGCCCGCGTCAACGCGGTGTCGTAGCTGGGCCACGGCTCGTAGGTGCCACCGACCAGTTGGACGCGCCGACGCGTCGGCAACGCCTGGCCCGACCGAGCCGATAGGCGATCAGGCTCTGAACCGCTCACGTCAGGCGACCGTAGCGTCGCCGCTGGTCGCGGTCCACGGTCGACATCCTGCGCCGATGGCCGCGCGCGTCGACTTCGAAGGCGGTCCGGCCGGCGACGTCAGGCTGCGGGGCGGGTCAACTCACGCACGTCGATGGTCTGTTCGGCCGGCGGACGCTCGACGTCGACCTGGACGCCGTAGTCGAACATCTCCATCGTGAGGCTCTGGCCGATCGGCTGGTCCGTTCCCTCGACCGTCATCTCGATCGTCTGGACGTAGCGGCGCAACAGGCCATCGTCATCGATCCACACCTCGACGGGCAGACGGTTGGGGACCCCGGCCTGCTGCACCAGTGCGCGGATCTGATCGGCACCGTCCTCGGGCGCCGCCGCAAGCGCCTTTTCCAGATCGATCGTGGCGCGGTAGTGGGTCGTCGACACGCCACGGACGTTGTCCTGCCCCACGACCTCG
This Actinomycetota bacterium DNA region includes the following protein-coding sequences:
- a CDS encoding lipoate--protein ligase family protein, which produces MSGSEPDRLSARSGQALPTRRRVQLVGGTYEPWPSYDTALTRALLLRVSSGDAPETMRLYQPRATVWFSRQDRQRPGFASAALRARAAGFAVGERLAGTATVSVHDGCVMFDHCVPDQEPQRHETQRFVESSAIVAACLRGIGIDARIGEVEGEPSPGPYSVNARGAVKLAALAYRSVAGASLISGILFVRSSEQLRDVLIDVNDALGIDWDPRTLGGIEDEIGEADTAAVGDALVEEIQSRLDAVEGSFEEGSLALAVALEPEHVDPDGAGEAGRM